The DNA sequence AGCACGGTCGGTCCGCTCGTTGAGCGCGAACACGACCCGCACCACCTTCTCCTCGGGCACGTAGTGCAGCACGGTGGCCTCGGCCCGCCCACGCTCACCCGTGTCCATCACGGGTACGACGACCACGTCGGCCTCGCGCAGAGCGTTGACGCCCTTGACGGTCACCAGCTCCGGATCGCCGGGACCGACCCCGACTCCGATCAACCTGCTGCTGCTCATGACGTCCGGCACCTCTCCACGAACCGACGGGCGACACCGGGCTGTGCTGCCCAGTGCGTGTGCAGGTAACTCGCGTGCACGCCCTGCTGTACGAAACCTTCGACCCGCCGTACGGGGGTCCTGACCCCCCAGGCGGGAGCCGTCCCCGAGCCGGGCTCGACGACGGTCCGATGAAACTCGTGCGCCCGCATCCGCGTACCGGCCGGCGCCAGCACACTGTCACTCACGGCGACGGCGTCCCGATACCCCAGCGTCAGCCGCTCGCTCATCCGCGCGCTCACGTCGAGCACCCCGCACATGGGCAGCCCGTCGAGCTCCCGGCAGAGGTAGAGCAACCCCGCACACTCGGCGGCCACCGGAGCCCCGCTCCCGGCGAGGGCGGCAACGGCCTTGCGCAGCGGCTCGTTGCCGGACAACTCGGCGGCGTACACCTCGGGGAACCCGCCGCCGATGACCAGGCCCCGCGTGCCGTCGGGCAGTCGCTCGTCCCGCAGCGGATCGAAGGGCACGACTTCGGCACCGGCGGCGGTGAGCAGCTCGGCGTGCTCGGCGTAGGAGAAGGTGAACGCGGGTCCGCCGGCAATGGCGACTTTCACACGCCGATCGGCATCTTTCAGCCCGTCCGGCGTTTGAGGACGAGGCCCTTCGGGCCGAAAGCGGGGGTCTGGGGGCGCAGCCCCCAGGGTCGGGACGGGAAGGGGCGGCGGGGGCGAAGAGGACAGGACCTCAGCCGCGTCCCAGGGCGCACACGACAACGCGCCCGCACTGCGCGCCAGCCCCAGCAACCCCTCCAGATCACACCCGGCCTCGACCTGCGCCGCCATCGCCGTCACGGCCTCCACCGCGGCAGCGTGCCGCTCGGCAACCGGCACCAGCCCCAGATGCCGCGACGGCGTATCCACCTGGGCCACCCGCCGCAGCACCCCCAGCACAGGCACCCCGGCCGAGTCCAACGCGTCCCGCAGCAACTCCTCATGCCGATCCGAAGCGACCTTGTTCAGAATCACGCCCCCGACCCGCACCTGCGGATCCCAGGACGCGAACCCGTGCACCAGCGCCGCCACGGACCGCGACTGCGACGAGGCGTCCACGACGAGCACGACCGGCGCCCGCAGCAGCTTCGCCACATGCGCCGTGGACGCCAGCTCACCCTCCCCGGCGGCCCCGTCGTACAGCCCCATCACGCCCTCGACGACGGCGATGTCGCAGCCACGCGCCCCGTGCAGGAACAACGGCCCGATCAGCTCCGGCCCGCACAGATACGCGTCGAGATTCCGCCCCACCCGCCCGGTCGCGAGCGCGTGATACCCGGGATCGATGTAGTCCGGCCCGACCTTGTGCGGGGACACGGCAAGCCCCCGCGCGGCGAACGCGGCCATCAACCCCGTGGCGACGGTCGTCTTGCCGCTGCCGGAGGAAGGCGCGGCAATGACCAGCCGAGGGATGGAGGAGGACATCACGCGATCACCACTCGATGCCTCTCTGGCCCTTCTGGCCCGCGTCCATGGGGTGCTTGACCTTGGACATGTCGGTCACGAGATCGGCGAGGTCGACCAGCTTCTCGGGCGCGTTCCGCCCGGTGATGACCACGTGCTGCGTCCCCGGCCGGTCACGCAGCACGGAGATGACCTCGTCGGTGTCCACCCACCCCCAGTGCATGGGGTAGGCGAACTCGTCGAGCACGTAGAGCTTGTACGTCTCGGCGGCCAGGTCCCGCTTGACCTGCTCCCAGCCCTCCCGGGCCTTCTCCTCGTTGTCCATCTGGGCGTCCCGCTGAACCCAGGACCACCCTTCGCCCATCTTGTGCCAGTCCACGGACCCGCCCTGACCGGACGCCCCCAGCACCCGCAGCGCGTTCTCCTCGCCGACCTTCCACTTCGCCGACTTGACGAACTGGAACACCCCGATGGGCCACCCCTGGTTCCAGGCCCGCAGGGCAAGCCCGAAGGCGGCGGTCGACTTGCCCTTGCCGATCCCCGTATGCACGACCACCAGAGGCCGGTTACGACGCTGACGGGTCGTGAGCCCGTCGTCCGGCACGACACTCGGCTGTCCCTGAGGCATTACGCGGCCCTCCTCTGTACGTCCTTCACCAGCCCGGCGATGGACTCCGCCCGCAGCTCGTCCAACGTCACCGCCGTACCGCCGAGCTCACCCGCGAGCTGCCCCGCCAGCCCCAGCCGCACCGGCCCGGACTCACAGTCGACGACCACGGATGCGACACCCTCGGCCGCGAACAACCGAGCGGCCCGCCCCGCGAGCGCGACCGGCTCGGGACCGCCCGTGGCCCGCCCGTCGGTCACCACGACCACCAGCGCCCGCCGGGCCGGATCCCGCAGCCGCTCCACCCGCAGCACCTCATGGGCCTTCAGCAGCCCGGCCGCAAGCGGCGTACGCCCACCGGTCGGCAACGACTCCAGCCGGACCGCGGCGGCATCCACCGACGACGTGGGCGGCAGCGCGACATCGCCCGCCGTGCCCCGGAACGTCACCAGCCCCACCTTGTCCCGCCGCTGATACGCGTCCAGCAGCAGCGACAGAACGGCACCTTTCACGGCACTCATCCGCTGCCGGGCCGCCATCGACCCGGAGGCGTCCACGACGAACAGCACGAGATTGCCCTCGCGCCCTTCCCGGACGGCCTGCCGCAGATCGTCCCGCCGCACGACGAGCCCCCGCCCGGACCGCCCCCGCGCCCGCTGATGCGGCGCCGCCGCCTGCACGGTGGCCGCCAGGTGCAGCTTGGTGAGCGCCCCGCGGGGCCGCCGCGCGCCCGTCGTGCGCCCATGCTCGGTCCGCGCCCGCGAACGCCGCCCGGCGGCACCCTCACCGATGCCCGGCACGCTCAGCACCTTCGTCCGGAAGGGCTCGGACGCCCGCGCGGGAGTCTGCTCCCCGGCCCCGGAAGCCTGCGGCTCTTCGCCCTCACCGGCCTCGGGCCGCGCGCCCGAGTCGGCGCCTTGCGGCCCGTCGGACTCGGACGGCGGCTGCCCGCCACCTCCGCCGGGCCCGTCGGGGTCGGGATCCTCGTCGCTCTCGTCGCTCTCGTCGTCACCGGAGAACTCCTCCAGCGTCTCGTCGAGCTTGTCCTCGTCCAGTCCCGGCGCGTCGAAGGGGTTACGGCGCCGACGGTGCGGCAGCGCCAGCAGCGCCGCCTGCCGGACGTCCTCGGCGAGCACATCGGTCCGCCCGGCCCACGCGGCCAGCGCGGTGGCCGTACGGGCCATCACGATGTCCGCCCGCATGCCGTCCACCTCGAAGGCCGCGCAGGTCGCCGCGATCTGCCGCAGCGCCCCGTCACCGAGCCGCACCGATGGCAGCAACTCCCGTGCGGCGACGATGCGTTGGCGCACAACGGCCTCGTCGTCCGCCCACCGTGCGGCGAACCCGCCCGGATCGTCGTCGTACGCGAGCCGCCGCCGCACGACCTCCACCCGCTGCTCGGGCTCCCGCGAGGCGGCGACCTCGACGGTCAGCCCGAACCGGTCGAGCAACTGCGGCCGCAGCTCGCCCTCTTCGGGGTTCATGGTCCCGACGAGCAGGAAACGCGCGGCATGCCGTACGGAGACGCCCTCGCGCTCGACATACGACGCACCCATCGCCGCCGCGTCCAGGAGCAGGTCGACGAGGTGGTCGTGGAGCAGGTTGACCTCGTCGACGTACAGGATGCCGCGGTGGGCGTCCGCGAGCAGCCCCGGCTCGAAGGCCTTCACGCCCTCGGCCAGCGCCCGCTCGATGTCCAGCGCGCCGACCAGCCGGTCCTCGGAGGCGCCGACGGGGAGTTCGACCATGCGGGCGGGGCGCGGCGTGCCGGCCCCTGCCTCGTGCGGCCCGTCGGGGCACGCGGGGTCGGGGGCGCCCGGGTCGCAGGAGAAACGGCACCCGGCGACCACCGGCACTTGCGGCATCAGCGCCGACAGCGCCCGTACCGCCGTCGACTTGGCGGTGCCCTTCTCGCCGCGCACCAGCACACCGCCGACCGCCGGGGACACGGCGTTCAGCAGCAGCGCGAGCCGCAGGTCGTCCTGGCCGACAACGGCCGTAAAGGGGAAGGGGGTTGTCACTGGTCGTCACCCTCCAAGTCGCCTTCGAGCTCCAGGTAGGTGGCGCGCAGCCGCTCCAGCGTCTCGGCGTCCGGCTCGGCCCACAGCCCGCGGTCGGCGGCCTCCAGCAGACGCTCGGTGACGCCGCGCAGCGCCCACGGGTTGGACTTCTTCATGAAGTCCCGGTTCTCCGGGTCGAAGACGTACTCGGCGCTGAGCTTCTCGTACATCCAGTCGTCGACCACGCCCGCCGTGGCGTCGTACCCGAAGAGGTAGTCCACGGTCGCCGCCATCTCGAAGGCGCCCTTGTAGCCGTGCCGGCGCATGGCCGCCATCCAGCGCGGGTTGACGACGCGGGCGCGGAACACGCGGTGCGTCTCCTCGCCCAGCGTCCGCGTCTTCACCTGGTCGGGCACGGCACTGTCGCCCACGTACGCCTCGGGGTTCGCGCCCGTCAGGTGCCGCACCATGGCGACCATGCCGCCGTGGTACTGGAAGTAGTCGTCGGCGTCGACGAGGTCGTGCTCGCGGGTGTCGACGTTCTTCGCGGCGACGGCGATCCGCTTGAACGCGGTCTCCATGTCGCCGCGCGCCGCCCGCCCGTCCAGCCCGCGCCCGTAGGCGTAGCCGCCCCAGACGGCGTACACCTCGGCGAGGTCGGCGTCGGAGCGCCAGTTCCGGGCGTCGATCAGCGGCAGCAGGCCGGCACCGTAGGCGCCCGGCTTCGAGCCGAAGATACGGGCCGTGGCGCGCCGCCGGTCGCCGTGCTCGGCGGTGTCCTCGTCGGCGTGTGCGCGCACGTAGTTGCGGTCGGCGGGCTCGTCCAGCTCGGCGACCTTGCGGACCGCGTCGTCGAGCAGCCCCACCACGTGCGGGAAGGCGTCCCGGAAGAAGCCGGAGATGCGCACCGTGACGTCGATGCGCGGCCGTCCGAGCTCCTCCAGGCCGATGACCTCGAAGCCGGTCACCCGGCGTGAGGCGTCGTCCCAGACCGGGCGGCAGCCCAGCAGCGCGAGGATCTCGGCGATGTCGTCGCCCTGGGTGCGCATCGCGGACGTGCCCCAGACGGTCAGGCCGACCGACTTCGGGTACTCGCCGGTGTCCTGGAGGTACCGCGCGACCAGCGAGTCGGCGAGCGACTGCCCGACCTCCCAGCTCAGCCTGGACGGAATGGCCTTGGGGTCGACGGAGTAGAAGTTCCGCCCGGTCGGCAGGACGTTGACCAGCCCGCGCGTCGGCGAACCCGACGGACCGGCCGGGACGTAACCGCCGTCCAGCGCCTTGAGGATGTGCCCGATCTCGTCCGTCGTACGGGCGAGACGCGGCACGACCTCGTTGCAGGCGAACTCCAACACGGCGACGGCGTCGGGCAGTTCGGTGCCGAGGACGGCACGGATCAGCGCACGGCTCTCCGCAACCGCCCAGCCGCGCTCCTCCATGCCCTCCGCGATCCGCCGGCACAGCTGCTCCAGCAGGTCGATCGCGTCGGCGGCCGTGCGCGCGGGGCCGTCGACCAGGTCCGACAGCTCCACCGGCACCTTCAACGGTGCGCCCGGCTCGCCCAG is a window from the Streptomyces sp. NBC_00299 genome containing:
- a CDS encoding putative cobaltochelatase, whose product is MTTPFPFTAVVGQDDLRLALLLNAVSPAVGGVLVRGEKGTAKSTAVRALSALMPQVPVVAGCRFSCDPGAPDPACPDGPHEAGAGTPRPARMVELPVGASEDRLVGALDIERALAEGVKAFEPGLLADAHRGILYVDEVNLLHDHLVDLLLDAAAMGASYVEREGVSVRHAARFLLVGTMNPEEGELRPQLLDRFGLTVEVAASREPEQRVEVVRRRLAYDDDPGGFAARWADDEAVVRQRIVAARELLPSVRLGDGALRQIAATCAAFEVDGMRADIVMARTATALAAWAGRTDVLAEDVRQAALLALPHRRRRNPFDAPGLDEDKLDETLEEFSGDDESDESDEDPDPDGPGGGGGQPPSESDGPQGADSGARPEAGEGEEPQASGAGEQTPARASEPFRTKVLSVPGIGEGAAGRRSRARTEHGRTTGARRPRGALTKLHLAATVQAAAPHQRARGRSGRGLVVRRDDLRQAVREGREGNLVLFVVDASGSMAARQRMSAVKGAVLSLLLDAYQRRDKVGLVTFRGTAGDVALPPTSSVDAAAVRLESLPTGGRTPLAAGLLKAHEVLRVERLRDPARRALVVVVTDGRATGGPEPVALAGRAARLFAAEGVASVVVDCESGPVRLGLAGQLAGELGGTAVTLDELRAESIAGLVKDVQRRAA
- a CDS encoding cobyrinate a,c-diamide synthase; translation: MSSSIPRLVIAAPSSGSGKTTVATGLMAAFAARGLAVSPHKVGPDYIDPGYHALATGRVGRNLDAYLCGPELIGPLFLHGARGCDIAVVEGVMGLYDGAAGEGELASTAHVAKLLRAPVVLVVDASSQSRSVAALVHGFASWDPQVRVGGVILNKVASDRHEELLRDALDSAGVPVLGVLRRVAQVDTPSRHLGLVPVAERHAAAVEAVTAMAAQVEAGCDLEGLLGLARSAGALSCAPWDAAEVLSSSPPPPLPVPTLGAAPPDPRFRPEGPRPQTPDGLKDADRRVKVAIAGGPAFTFSYAEHAELLTAAGAEVVPFDPLRDERLPDGTRGLVIGGGFPEVYAAELSGNEPLRKAVAALAGSGAPVAAECAGLLYLCRELDGLPMCGVLDVSARMSERLTLGYRDAVAVSDSVLAPAGTRMRAHEFHRTVVEPGSGTAPAWGVRTPVRRVEGFVQQGVHASYLHTHWAAQPGVARRFVERCRTS
- the cobO gene encoding cob(I)yrinic acid a,c-diamide adenosyltransferase; translation: MPQGQPSVVPDDGLTTRQRRNRPLVVVHTGIGKGKSTAAFGLALRAWNQGWPIGVFQFVKSAKWKVGEENALRVLGASGQGGSVDWHKMGEGWSWVQRDAQMDNEEKAREGWEQVKRDLAAETYKLYVLDEFAYPMHWGWVDTDEVISVLRDRPGTQHVVITGRNAPEKLVDLADLVTDMSKVKHPMDAGQKGQRGIEW